The following are encoded together in the Blautia obeum ATCC 29174 genome:
- a CDS encoding dihydrofolate reductase, with amino-acid sequence MNIIVAVDKNWAIGKDNKLLVSIPADMKMFRQETTGKVVVMGRKTLESFPNGLPLKNRTNIVLTGNKDYNVKDAIIVHTVEELLEEIKKYPSEEVYCIGGDSVYKQLLPYCDTAHVTKIDFAYEADSYFPNLDEMPEWKVTAESDEQTYFDLEYSFMKYERIK; translated from the coding sequence ATGAATATTATAGTAGCAGTAGATAAGAACTGGGCAATCGGTAAAGATAACAAGCTTCTTGTAAGTATTCCGGCAGATATGAAGATGTTTCGCCAGGAAACAACTGGAAAAGTTGTTGTTATGGGACGTAAGACTCTGGAAAGTTTTCCAAATGGGCTGCCTCTTAAGAACAGAACAAATATTGTCCTGACAGGAAACAAAGATTACAATGTCAAAGACGCGATCATTGTCCACACTGTAGAAGAACTTCTGGAAGAAATAAAAAAATATCCGTCAGAGGAAGTATACTGTATTGGTGGAGACAGTGTATACAAACAGCTTTTGCCTTACTGTGATACAGCACATGTGACAAAAATTGATTTTGCATATGAGGCAGACAGCTATTTCCCAAACCTGGATGAAATGCCGGAGTGGAAAGTAACTGCGGAAAGCGATGAGCAGACATATTTTGATCTGGAGTATTCTTTTATGAAATATGAAAGGATAAAATAA
- the thyA gene encoding thymidylate synthase produces the protein MSLADVTFINMCRDVIENGTSTEGEKVRPVWEDGTSAYTIKRFGVVNRYDLRKEFPALTLRRTALKSAMDEILWIWQKKSNNIKDLHSHIWDSWADENGSIGKAYGYQLGVKHQYKEGMMDQVDRVLYDLKNNPYSRRIMTNIYVHQDLHEMNLYPCAYSMTFNVTKEPGKDKLTLNAILNQRSQDILAANNWNVCQYSILLMMIAQVCDMEAGELVHVIADCHIYDRHVPVIKELISRTPYPAPTVKLNPEIRDFYEFTTDDLIVENYQTWPQIKNIPIAI, from the coding sequence ATGAGTTTAGCAGATGTTACGTTTATTAATATGTGCAGAGATGTCATAGAAAATGGAACCAGTACAGAAGGAGAAAAGGTACGTCCAGTCTGGGAAGACGGTACATCGGCCTACACGATCAAGAGATTTGGAGTAGTGAATCGCTATGATCTGCGCAAAGAATTTCCGGCTCTGACACTTCGAAGAACTGCACTAAAAAGTGCTATGGATGAGATACTCTGGATCTGGCAGAAAAAATCAAATAATATCAAAGATCTTCACAGTCATATCTGGGACAGCTGGGCCGATGAGAATGGCTCCATTGGTAAGGCATATGGTTATCAGCTGGGGGTGAAACATCAGTACAAAGAAGGGATGATGGATCAGGTAGACCGTGTATTATATGATTTGAAAAATAATCCCTACAGCCGTCGCATCATGACGAATATTTACGTACACCAGGATCTGCATGAGATGAATCTGTATCCATGTGCATATTCCATGACGTTTAATGTGACGAAGGAACCGGGGAAAGACAAGCTTACTTTGAATGCAATCCTGAATCAGCGTTCACAGGATATTCTGGCTGCAAATAACTGGAACGTCTGCCAGTATTCAATCCTTCTGATGATGATCGCACAGGTATGTGACATGGAAGCAGGTGAACTTGTACATGTGATTGCAGACTGCCATATTTATGATCGTCACGTACCGGTTATCAAAGAACTGATCAGCCGTACTCCGTATCCGGCACCAACTGTGAAACTGAATCCGGAGATCAGGGATTTTTATGAGTTTACAACGGATGATCTGATAGTAGAGAATTATCAGACATGGCCACAGATCAAAAATATTCCGATCGCAATCTGA